One window from the genome of Lentibacillus daqui encodes:
- a CDS encoding EndoU domain-containing protein, translating into MLNRLKTIVILVISLCFLTACGIQEIWGDNSSADHTNVTITSISDLQDTDNFRNGALEHIFEGELNSRGNAVGFHYDGLPTKKGEVIPGTETKPNEDGVYEAKIKVNGTTKKSNGGKSTLFPKDWNSQQVVDAINEAYDAKTFISGNTYEGLTADGMVIRMYLDQNEKIISAFPVY; encoded by the coding sequence ATGCTTAACCGCTTAAAAACCATCGTCATTCTTGTTATAAGCCTTTGCTTTTTGACTGCTTGTGGAATACAGGAGATATGGGGTGACAATAGTTCTGCAGATCATACGAATGTTACCATCACATCTATTTCTGATTTACAGGATACCGATAATTTCCGAAATGGCGCATTGGAACATATATTTGAAGGTGAGCTTAATAGTAGAGGCAATGCGGTTGGATTTCATTATGATGGCTTACCAACGAAAAAGGGTGAAGTCATTCCAGGTACGGAAACGAAACCAAATGAAGATGGCGTCTATGAAGCAAAGATTAAGGTGAACGGAACCACCAAAAAATCCAATGGCGGGAAGTCTACTTTATTTCCTAAAGATTGGAATTCCCAACAGGTAGTGGATGCAATTAATGAAGCGTACGATGCGAAAACGTTTATATCCGGAAATACATATGAAGGATTAACAGCAGATGGCATGGTGATTCGCATGTATCTGGATCAAAATGAAAAAATTATCTCCGCGTTTCCGGTATATTAA
- a CDS encoding MFS transporter, with protein MKYRNKTVVASVTGLTLEGMDIMFISFAMSLIVADFHIDLATGGFISSITNIGMLAGGMIFGVLADRFGRVKVFTYTIFLFAIGTALTGLATNIEQVYLFRFIAGVGAGGEYGIGMALVAEAWPKNKQGRASSYVSVGAQFGVIIAAVLSAVLLPLFGWRGLFFVGVIPVIFAFFVRRNLKESPEWLAARKQKPSIQNRGKLLQLVNRPRTAFTTIGLVIMATVQIAGYNGLMIWLPSMLQQSQGLSVSSSALWTISTAVGMIAGMLTFGKFIDKFGLKVSYGIFLIASAAAVFLYAYATGSTAVLIGGAIVGFFSNGMFAGYGALISRYYPVEIRSTATNTIFNFGRAAGGLSPILVGFILQHANMMVAMSYLAGLYGISFLVMLSLGGIKKKEASGIQQKRLAS; from the coding sequence ATGAAATATCGTAATAAAACAGTAGTAGCTTCTGTAACTGGATTGACACTTGAGGGTATGGACATCATGTTTATTTCATTTGCCATGTCCTTGATTGTCGCAGATTTTCATATTGATTTGGCGACAGGAGGATTTATTTCATCCATTACCAATATTGGGATGCTTGCTGGTGGAATGATTTTTGGAGTTTTAGCGGATCGATTTGGCAGGGTGAAGGTTTTTACGTATACGATTTTCCTGTTCGCCATTGGCACCGCATTAACAGGTCTGGCCACAAATATAGAGCAAGTTTATCTATTTCGCTTTATCGCAGGTGTAGGTGCAGGAGGAGAGTATGGCATCGGGATGGCGCTCGTGGCGGAAGCATGGCCGAAAAATAAGCAAGGGCGCGCATCTTCTTATGTCAGTGTCGGAGCCCAGTTTGGCGTGATTATTGCTGCAGTATTGAGTGCTGTCCTTTTACCGCTGTTTGGATGGAGAGGGTTATTCTTTGTTGGTGTAATCCCAGTTATATTTGCCTTTTTTGTTAGAAGAAATTTAAAAGAATCACCAGAGTGGTTGGCGGCACGTAAGCAAAAGCCTTCTATTCAAAACCGGGGGAAATTGTTGCAGTTAGTGAATAGACCCCGAACTGCTTTTACAACGATTGGCTTGGTCATTATGGCAACCGTGCAAATTGCCGGTTACAATGGTTTGATGATTTGGCTGCCATCGATGCTGCAACAGTCACAGGGGTTGTCTGTGTCCAGTTCCGCACTTTGGACGATAAGTACAGCCGTGGGGATGATTGCCGGAATGCTGACTTTCGGTAAATTTATTGATAAGTTTGGGCTAAAGGTATCCTATGGAATCTTTTTGATCGCTTCGGCGGCTGCAGTATTCTTGTATGCTTATGCAACAGGCAGTACGGCAGTGCTCATCGGAGGGGCAATTGTCGGCTTTTTTTCCAACGGTATGTTTGCTGGATACGGCGCTTTAATCAGCCGTTACTATCCTGTTGAAATTCGCAGTACTGCCACAAACACTATTTTCAACTTCGGCAGAGCTGCAGGAGGCTTGTCACCGATACTTGTCGGTTTTATACTCCAGCATGCCAATATGATGGTGGCCATGAGCTATTTGGCAGGTTTGTATGGAATATCGTTCCTTGTCATGTTAAGCCTTGGTGGCATCAAGAAGAAAGAAGCATCAGGTATACAGCAAAAACGACTGGCTTCCTAG
- a CDS encoding efflux RND transporter permease subunit, whose amino-acid sequence MKRIINFALNNKFAIWILTILVVVTGLYSGMNMKQETMPDITLPNISVMTTYPGAAPDEVAEKVSEPIEQVVQNLEGVETVSSSSMENASSVQLEFDFDTDMDEALNDVSEAVTKADLPDGAEDPDVSRISINAFPVIALSISNPDQSQEQLTKTVEKDVVSGLQGIDGVSDVQVTGQQLQKVTIDFDDDKLEKYGLDEDTVEQLIQGSDTTYPLGLTNFDDEVKNLVIDGDVASVKDLKKLKIPYTPPQAGQEQGQMQQGATDQEQMDQMQGQMPDSDAMQQGDAPDAAQQGQATGEDAAQQGQMPNTDQAGQAEVEPEIPTVTLDKLADIKIVNESESISRTNGEDSIGVQVVKGADANTVDVVNAVKDKMDKFEDDLGITSVSTFDQGEPIEESVSTMMNKALFGILFAVVIILLFLRSFKTTLISIVSIPLSLLIAIFVLHYMDITLNIMTLGALTVAIGRVIDDSIVVMENIYRRMSLPDEKLHGKELVREATRQMFIPILSSTIVTIAVFLPMGLVHGQVGELFMPFALAVVFALAASLLVAITVVPMLAHSLFKKQLINGTVRQQKEKKPSKLAHFYKRILESALNHKVITFGGAVVVLVLSLFLLPLIGVNFLADEEEKMVMATYTPEPGETHEEAKDIAADAEDLISKRDGITKYQYSLGGDSPLSMMGMGGGDNAALFFIEYDKDYENFGEESSKIIKDLNKQTDVGEWKSMDFSDMGSGMELYVYGDNLEDIQTGADEVESIMKDNKDLEKVDSSISEAYDQYTLVANQDKLSKYGLTAAQIGMSLSDTSENSPITTVKHDGEDVDVYVEVEKKDYKNIKDLTDVDIQTPLGTTIKVGDVMDVKEGKSPDTIQRRDNKMVASVSADITTDDAGTVSNQVQEKIDKLDLPSGVTVDFGGVTEQINESFSQLGLAMLAAIAIVYFVLVVTFHGALAPFAILFSLPFTVIGSLVALWVADEPLSVSAMIGALMLIGIVVTNAIVLVDRVIHQEKEGLTTREALLEAGSTRLRPILMTALATIGALIPLAIGVEGGGLISKGLGITVIGGLISSTLLTLVIVPIVYEILAKFMKKER is encoded by the coding sequence TTGAAGCGTATCATTAACTTTGCCCTGAACAACAAGTTTGCTATATGGATTCTCACAATTTTAGTCGTTGTGACAGGGCTTTACTCCGGCATGAATATGAAGCAGGAAACGATGCCGGATATTACGTTGCCAAACATATCGGTTATGACGACTTATCCGGGTGCAGCACCTGATGAAGTGGCTGAAAAAGTATCCGAGCCGATCGAGCAGGTTGTGCAAAATTTGGAGGGCGTAGAAACGGTTAGCTCATCGTCCATGGAGAATGCGTCTTCCGTTCAGTTGGAATTTGATTTCGATACCGACATGGATGAGGCACTTAACGATGTCAGCGAGGCGGTAACGAAAGCTGATTTGCCTGATGGCGCAGAGGATCCGGATGTTTCACGAATCAGTATTAATGCTTTTCCGGTTATCGCATTAAGCATCAGTAACCCCGATCAGTCACAGGAGCAATTGACCAAAACAGTGGAAAAAGATGTCGTGTCTGGATTGCAGGGTATCGACGGGGTGTCCGATGTACAGGTGACCGGACAGCAATTGCAAAAAGTGACCATCGACTTTGACGACGATAAATTGGAAAAATACGGACTCGATGAAGATACCGTAGAACAATTAATCCAAGGATCGGATACCACTTATCCGCTGGGACTGACAAATTTTGATGATGAGGTGAAAAATCTTGTCATTGATGGTGATGTTGCTAGTGTTAAAGATTTAAAGAAATTGAAGATCCCATATACCCCTCCACAAGCGGGACAAGAGCAGGGACAAATGCAACAAGGTGCAACTGATCAAGAGCAAATGGACCAAATGCAGGGACAAATGCCGGATAGTGATGCAATGCAACAAGGCGATGCTCCGGATGCAGCACAGCAAGGTCAAGCGACTGGAGAAGATGCGGCACAGCAAGGTCAGATGCCAAATACGGATCAAGCCGGTCAAGCGGAAGTGGAACCGGAAATTCCGACAGTTACATTGGATAAACTGGCTGACATCAAAATTGTAAACGAATCAGAATCGATTTCCAGAACAAATGGCGAAGATTCAATCGGTGTCCAAGTTGTCAAGGGAGCCGATGCGAATACAGTCGATGTCGTGAATGCAGTAAAGGACAAGATGGACAAATTTGAAGACGACTTGGGAATCACCTCTGTATCCACTTTTGACCAGGGTGAGCCAATTGAAGAGTCGGTCAGCACGATGATGAATAAGGCATTGTTCGGTATCCTTTTTGCTGTTGTCATCATTTTGCTGTTCTTAAGAAGTTTTAAAACGACGCTGATTTCAATCGTGTCGATTCCGTTATCACTATTGATTGCAATTTTCGTGCTTCATTATATGGACATCACCCTAAATATCATGACGCTCGGCGCGTTGACCGTCGCAATTGGGCGTGTCATCGATGATTCGATCGTTGTCATGGAAAATATCTATAGGCGCATGTCCTTACCGGATGAGAAACTGCATGGCAAAGAATTGGTCAGGGAAGCAACGCGGCAAATGTTCATCCCAATTCTTTCTTCGACCATTGTAACGATTGCTGTGTTCTTGCCGATGGGCTTGGTGCACGGGCAAGTGGGCGAATTGTTCATGCCGTTTGCGCTCGCTGTTGTATTTGCACTGGCTGCTTCATTGCTTGTGGCAATTACAGTCGTTCCCATGCTGGCCCATTCATTGTTTAAAAAACAATTAATCAATGGTACAGTAAGACAACAAAAAGAAAAGAAACCGAGCAAACTGGCTCATTTCTACAAGCGTATTTTAGAATCGGCGTTAAACCATAAAGTGATCACATTTGGCGGTGCGGTTGTCGTACTTGTGTTGAGTTTGTTCTTGCTGCCTCTTATTGGCGTCAATTTTTTGGCTGATGAAGAAGAAAAAATGGTTATGGCAACCTATACACCAGAACCCGGTGAAACGCATGAAGAGGCTAAAGATATTGCCGCTGATGCAGAAGATTTAATTAGCAAACGCGATGGTATTACCAAGTATCAATATTCACTGGGCGGGGATAGTCCGTTGTCGATGATGGGTATGGGTGGTGGAGATAATGCCGCACTATTTTTCATCGAGTATGACAAGGATTATGAAAATTTTGGTGAGGAAAGCAGCAAGATCATCAAGGATTTGAACAAACAAACGGATGTCGGTGAATGGAAGAGTATGGACTTTTCCGACATGGGCAGTGGAATGGAACTGTATGTCTACGGTGACAACCTTGAGGACATTCAAACAGGTGCCGATGAGGTGGAGTCCATCATGAAAGATAACAAGGATTTAGAAAAAGTGGATTCCAGTATTTCCGAGGCTTATGATCAATATACGCTTGTCGCCAATCAGGATAAATTGAGCAAATATGGGTTGACTGCAGCGCAAATCGGTATGAGTCTAAGCGATACAAGCGAAAATTCACCGATTACCACCGTGAAACATGATGGGGAAGATGTAGATGTCTATGTTGAAGTGGAGAAAAAAGATTACAAGAATATCAAGGATTTAACCGACGTTGATATCCAGACACCACTGGGAACCACCATAAAAGTTGGTGATGTAATGGATGTCAAGGAAGGAAAATCTCCGGACACCATCCAGCGTCGGGATAACAAAATGGTTGCCTCCGTTTCGGCGGACATTACAACCGATGATGCAGGAACAGTATCCAATCAAGTACAGGAGAAAATTGACAAACTTGACCTGCCAAGCGGTGTTACCGTAGATTTCGGCGGCGTAACAGAACAAATCAATGAATCCTTCTCGCAACTGGGGTTAGCGATGCTTGCGGCAATTGCGATTGTATACTTTGTGCTTGTGGTAACTTTCCATGGCGCACTGGCACCATTTGCTATTCTGTTCTCACTGCCATTTACGGTTATCGGTAGTCTGGTCGCCTTGTGGGTCGCGGATGAGCCATTGAGCGTATCAGCGATGATTGGTGCACTGATGTTGATCGGTATTGTCGTAACGAATGCAATTGTGTTGGTTGACCGTGTCATCCATCAAGAAAAAGAAGGACTCACTACACGGGAAGCATTGCTGGAAGCGGGCTCCACAAGGCTGCGTCCAATCTTGATGACAGCACTGGCAACGATCGGTGCATTGATTCCGTTGGCGATTGGTGTAGAAGGTGGCGGTCTGATTTCCAAAGGGCTGGGCATCACCGTTATTGGCGGTTTAATAAGTTCAACGCTACTAACACTTGTCATTGTACCAATTGTATATGAAATACTTGCCAAGTTTATGAAAAAGGAAAGGTAA
- a CDS encoding TetR/AcrR family transcriptional regulator: MKEDKRQEIIESAIRLSAENGFFNTSVQGIVDDCGISKGAFYHYFSSKEALHVAIFQYYFEQMDDSLKAIDQANLPPREKMKQQLCVPFEQLNKQRAFFIVYLREQNFSINKELHDVMEQARKDILTWYYRRLRETYGEKIIPYIADIILLTEGMRNAYLATMLFHNLDLNANRVAEFLLNRMDDIVQAFENNEEPIIHTSNLDHLLSEHTFSSINPKSQVDALLKDMATRLKDMPLSEEQKHGLVHVIDFLQSELKKPEPDKYAFQGMLANLKEIKAFDAYREKIAKLLKLQLL; encoded by the coding sequence ATGAAAGAAGATAAGCGACAGGAAATCATAGAATCAGCCATCAGATTGTCCGCGGAAAACGGATTTTTTAACACCTCCGTTCAAGGAATTGTCGATGATTGCGGTATATCCAAAGGAGCATTCTATCATTATTTTTCATCAAAGGAAGCATTGCATGTTGCGATTTTCCAATATTATTTTGAACAGATGGATGATTCACTCAAAGCGATTGATCAAGCCAACCTGCCGCCACGCGAAAAAATGAAACAGCAGCTGTGTGTACCATTTGAACAGCTGAATAAACAGCGTGCCTTTTTCATCGTCTATTTGCGAGAACAAAATTTTTCTATCAACAAAGAACTGCACGATGTGATGGAGCAAGCGAGAAAAGACATACTGACCTGGTACTATCGTCGCTTAAGGGAAACCTACGGGGAAAAAATCATACCCTACATCGCTGACATCATTTTGCTGACAGAGGGCATGCGAAATGCCTATTTGGCAACGATGTTATTTCACAATCTGGACTTGAATGCCAATCGCGTTGCGGAGTTTTTGCTGAACCGGATGGACGACATCGTGCAAGCATTTGAAAACAACGAAGAACCAATTATCCATACAAGCAATTTGGACCATTTGCTGTCGGAGCACACGTTTTCATCCATCAATCCAAAAAGCCAAGTGGATGCCCTGTTAAAAGATATGGCGACAAGATTAAAGGATATGCCGCTTTCTGAAGAGCAAAAGCATGGGCTAGTTCATGTAATAGATTTCCTCCAAAGTGAACTAAAAAAACCAGAACCGGATAAATATGCATTTCAAGGCATGCTCGCCAACTTGAAGGAGATTAAAGCGTTTGATGCTTACCGGGAGAAAATAGCCAAATTGTTGAAGCTGCAACTCTTATAA
- a CDS encoding aminopeptidase has protein sequence MMLPNFQENLQKYARLLVAKGINVKPGDWVKMTIAVDQAPLARLITKEAYSLGAEKVIVKWSDDDITKQHYINQSEELLTDIPQYQIDESEDHVLNHHVCRLSILSNDPNLLNEVDPDKVAAYQKVAGKAFKAQRVATQNDDLKWTVAAAAGADWAKTVFPDLKTSEEQVDALWDEIFKTCRIYHDDPVAVWDEHKETLKEKATKLNDIQFDALHYTAPGTDLTLGLPKNHIWQSAESFNPKNEEFIANMPTEEVFTAPDTNRMDGVVVSTKPLSYAGTLIEGIKVQFKDGKIVDISAEKGDKTIKKLVEDNEGATGLGEVALVPDPSPISQSGITFFETLFDENASNHLAIGAAYPTCIQGGTKMSEEELQEHGINVSTTHVDFMIGSDKMDIDGIKQDGTVIPVFRNGDWAI, from the coding sequence ATCATGCTACCCAACTTTCAAGAAAACCTGCAAAAATACGCCAGGCTATTAGTCGCAAAGGGGATCAATGTGAAACCCGGTGATTGGGTAAAAATGACCATTGCCGTTGATCAAGCTCCTTTAGCCCGTTTGATTACCAAAGAAGCCTATTCGCTTGGCGCGGAAAAAGTAATCGTAAAATGGTCGGACGATGATATCACCAAACAGCATTACATAAACCAGTCCGAGGAATTGTTGACCGATATACCTCAATACCAGATTGATGAATCAGAAGACCATGTACTAAACCATCACGTTTGCCGGCTGTCCATTTTATCTAATGATCCAAACTTATTAAATGAGGTGGATCCCGACAAAGTCGCCGCGTATCAAAAAGTGGCTGGGAAAGCATTCAAAGCCCAACGCGTAGCTACGCAAAATGATGATTTAAAATGGACCGTTGCTGCTGCCGCTGGTGCAGACTGGGCCAAAACTGTCTTTCCTGATTTAAAAACTTCCGAGGAACAAGTTGATGCTTTATGGGATGAGATTTTCAAAACATGCCGCATCTATCATGATGACCCGGTTGCTGTTTGGGATGAACATAAAGAAACACTCAAGGAAAAAGCAACGAAATTAAATGACATACAATTTGATGCTTTACATTACACCGCCCCGGGCACCGATTTAACGCTTGGCTTACCGAAGAACCATATTTGGCAAAGTGCGGAAAGCTTTAATCCGAAGAACGAAGAATTTATTGCCAACATGCCGACAGAGGAAGTGTTCACTGCACCCGATACAAATCGGATGGATGGTGTCGTTGTCAGTACCAAACCATTAAGTTATGCCGGTACACTAATTGAAGGCATCAAAGTCCAATTCAAAGATGGCAAAATTGTTGATATTTCCGCTGAAAAAGGAGATAAAACGATTAAGAAATTGGTTGAGGATAATGAGGGAGCAACAGGCTTGGGAGAAGTTGCGCTTGTGCCAGATCCGTCTCCTATTTCACAATCGGGCATTACCTTCTTTGAGACACTGTTTGACGAGAACGCATCCAATCACTTAGCCATCGGTGCAGCTTATCCAACATGTATTCAAGGCGGGACAAAAATGAGCGAAGAAGAATTACAAGAACATGGCATAAATGTTTCCACCACTCATGTGGATTTCATGATTGGCTCCGATAAAATGGATATCGACGGCATCAAACAAGATGGCACGGTTATTCCGGTATTCAGGAATGGAGATTGGGCAATATAG
- the qoxA gene encoding cytochrome aa3 quinol oxidase subunit II: MKIKSAFVGSFIVTLLLLTGCEPLKVLDPKGPQAETTSNVIWISIATMAIIVIAVFALLIFVLFKYRASKQPDDYEPPHIEGSKWLETIIVAIPVIIIVILSVVTVKSTYQVEATPTGYEEQEPMTIYASSSNWKWHFSYPEEDIETVNYLYIPTDRPIEFKLYSYGPITSFWIPQLGGQKYAMSDMVTTLHLAADEPGEYMGRNANFSGEGFAENTFQVKAMPAKEFAEWVDDVQKTAKPLTKEEFDELLEPGHLGQMTFSGTHLSFMPPPEGHHDGHQHGSTDDSEQHHH; the protein is encoded by the coding sequence TTGAAAATAAAATCGGCTTTTGTTGGTTCATTTATTGTTACACTGCTGTTGCTTACTGGATGTGAGCCATTAAAGGTATTAGACCCAAAAGGCCCACAAGCGGAAACAACATCCAATGTAATTTGGATATCAATCGCCACGATGGCCATTATCGTCATTGCAGTATTTGCTCTGTTAATTTTTGTCCTTTTTAAGTACCGCGCTTCCAAGCAACCGGATGATTACGAGCCACCACATATTGAAGGCAGCAAATGGCTGGAAACGATTATCGTTGCGATCCCAGTCATCATTATTGTGATTCTTTCCGTTGTTACCGTCAAATCGACGTATCAGGTTGAAGCGACACCAACGGGGTATGAAGAACAGGAACCAATGACCATTTACGCTTCCAGTTCAAACTGGAAATGGCATTTCAGCTATCCGGAAGAAGATATTGAGACGGTTAACTATTTATACATTCCAACCGATCGTCCTATCGAATTTAAACTATATTCATATGGACCAATCACCAGCTTTTGGATTCCGCAACTGGGCGGGCAGAAATATGCCATGTCTGACATGGTAACAACATTACACTTAGCAGCGGATGAACCTGGCGAATATATGGGACGAAATGCCAACTTTAGCGGAGAAGGTTTTGCCGAAAATACGTTCCAGGTCAAAGCAATGCCTGCTAAAGAATTTGCTGAATGGGTGGACGATGTTCAAAAAACAGCTAAACCACTGACCAAAGAAGAATTTGACGAACTATTGGAGCCCGGTCATCTTGGACAAATGACGTTTAGTGGCACACACTTGTCATTCATGCCACCTCCAGAAGGCCATCATGACGGGCATCAGCATGGATCAACAGATGATTCAGAACAACATCATCATTAA
- the qoxB gene encoding cytochrome aa3 quinol oxidase subunit I produces the protein MNYFDRFAIPHGDPLIYASMVAIGLTVIAIIAGLTYFKKWGYLWREWLTTVDHKRIGIMYLISALLMLFRGGVDAIMMRAQTSIPDNTFLDAQHYNEVFTTHGVVMIIFMAMPFIYALMNFVVPLQIGARDVAFPRLNALSFWLYFMGAMLFNISFVVGGSPDAGWTSYFPLAGNDFSQSVGTNYYMLSIQIAGIGTLISGINFITTILKMRAPGMKLMKMPMFTWTAFITNAIVVFAFPVLTIALLLGTMDRLFGANFFTTTNGGMDMLWANLFWIWGHPEVYILILPAFGVYSEVISTFSRRNLFGYKTMVASIVLISFLSFLVWTHHFFTMGQGPLTNSIFAITTMAIAIPTGIKIFNWLLTMWKGKIKFTVPMLYSIAFIPIFTIGGVTGVMLGMASADYQYHNTMFLVAHFHYTIIPGVVFAMLAGLTYWWPKMFGFMLNERIGKWAFWFIVVGFNVTFFPMFFTGLNGQARRMYTYSEATGFGPLNLLSFVGAIGLAIGFALIVYNVYYSVRYASRNISSDPWDARTLEWATHSPVPEYNFATTPEVDSIEAFWDHKKNDRPIFADKIETIHMPNNSGWPFVLSCVFFVWGFSLIFSMWLPAIILTLVILGFMAYRSFEKDDGHHISVKEIEETEKKLRGVS, from the coding sequence ATGAATTACTTTGATCGGTTTGCCATTCCCCATGGAGATCCACTCATTTATGCATCGATGGTTGCTATCGGTTTGACAGTGATTGCGATTATTGCCGGGTTAACCTACTTTAAAAAATGGGGCTATTTATGGCGCGAATGGTTAACAACGGTGGATCATAAGCGAATCGGCATTATGTATTTAATCTCTGCTTTACTCATGCTGTTCCGGGGTGGAGTAGACGCTATCATGATGCGAGCACAAACATCGATACCAGATAATACATTTTTGGATGCCCAGCATTACAACGAGGTATTTACCACCCATGGAGTTGTCATGATCATCTTTATGGCGATGCCGTTTATCTATGCATTAATGAACTTTGTTGTGCCATTACAAATCGGTGCCAGGGATGTTGCGTTTCCACGATTGAATGCACTCAGCTTCTGGCTATACTTTATGGGTGCAATGTTATTTAACATTTCGTTTGTTGTTGGTGGTTCACCAGATGCCGGCTGGACATCCTATTTTCCACTCGCCGGAAATGATTTTAGTCAATCGGTAGGTACCAATTATTACATGCTATCGATACAAATTGCCGGAATCGGGACATTAATTTCCGGGATTAACTTTATTACGACGATCCTAAAAATGCGTGCACCAGGTATGAAATTAATGAAAATGCCGATGTTTACCTGGACCGCGTTTATTACCAATGCGATTGTTGTATTTGCCTTTCCAGTTTTAACGATCGCTTTGTTGTTAGGTACGATGGATCGTTTATTCGGGGCAAACTTCTTTACCACTACAAATGGTGGAATGGATATGCTCTGGGCCAACCTGTTCTGGATTTGGGGACACCCGGAAGTATACATTTTAATCTTACCGGCATTCGGTGTCTACAGTGAAGTGATCTCTACCTTTTCACGACGTAACTTATTCGGGTATAAAACGATGGTTGCTTCCATCGTCCTGATCTCGTTCCTATCTTTCCTGGTCTGGACCCATCACTTCTTTACGATGGGGCAAGGGCCATTAACGAATAGTATTTTCGCGATTACGACCATGGCGATTGCCATACCGACCGGGATTAAGATCTTTAACTGGTTGTTGACGATGTGGAAAGGAAAAATCAAATTTACGGTACCAATGCTGTATTCGATCGCCTTTATCCCTATTTTTACCATTGGCGGAGTGACCGGAGTTATGCTTGGAATGGCAAGTGCCGACTATCAGTACCATAATACAATGTTCTTAGTAGCGCATTTCCATTACACCATTATTCCTGGGGTAGTATTCGCCATGCTTGCCGGTTTGACATACTGGTGGCCGAAAATGTTTGGCTTCATGTTAAATGAACGAATTGGTAAATGGGCATTCTGGTTTATTGTCGTCGGTTTTAACGTGACATTCTTCCCAATGTTCTTTACCGGACTGAACGGTCAGGCACGAAGAATGTACACCTACTCGGAAGCTACTGGATTTGGTCCACTTAACCTGCTATCGTTCGTGGGTGCGATCGGCCTTGCGATTGGCTTTGCATTAATCGTCTACAATGTTTATTACAGCGTGCGTTATGCTTCCAGAAATATTAGTTCGGATCCATGGGATGCACGCACACTGGAATGGGCAACACACAGTCCAGTACCTGAGTACAACTTTGCAACCACACCAGAAGTCGATTCCATTGAAGCATTCTGGGATCATAAGAAAAATGACCGCCCTATTTTTGCTGACAAGATAGAAACCATTCATATGCCAAATAACAGCGGTTGGCCATTCGTGTTGAGTTGTGTTTTCTTTGTCTGGGGCTTCTCACTGATTTTCAGTATGTGGCTACCGGCCATTATTCTCACACTGGTGATACTCGGATTTATGGCCTATCGTTCCTTTGAAAAAGACGACGGTCACCACATATCTGTCAAGGAAATTGAAGAAACAGAAAAGAAATTGCGAGGTGTTAGCTAA
- the qoxC gene encoding cytochrome aa3 quinol oxidase subunit III — MKMDHTLPLEYRSEQNQINIVGFWIFLGAEIMLFATLFATYFTLVNRTGSGPSGAEIFEIGPVLIETFVLLTSSFTIGLGVHAMRIGRTKAMMGFFAITLLLGLSFLGVEIYEFIHYVHIGAGLQISAFTASLLTTLGTHGAHVTLGLFWGLFIIIQVKRNGITSATANKSFIFSLYWHFLDIVWIFIFSFIYLKGMM, encoded by the coding sequence ATGAAGATGGATCATACGCTTCCTCTTGAATATCGATCGGAACAAAACCAAATCAACATTGTCGGTTTTTGGATTTTCCTTGGTGCCGAGATTATGTTGTTCGCTACCCTGTTTGCCACCTACTTTACCCTCGTGAATCGCACAGGGAGCGGGCCATCCGGCGCAGAAATTTTTGAAATCGGACCAGTACTCATTGAAACGTTTGTCCTTTTAACCAGTAGTTTCACAATTGGTCTTGGTGTTCATGCGATGCGGATTGGTCGTACCAAAGCAATGATGGGATTTTTTGCAATCACATTGCTGCTTGGTCTTTCCTTCCTTGGTGTGGAGATTTATGAATTTATCCATTATGTGCATATTGGTGCCGGCTTGCAAATCAGCGCCTTTACTGCCAGCTTATTAACGACGCTCGGGACGCACGGAGCGCACGTGACACTTGGTTTATTCTGGGGATTGTTTATTATTATACAGGTGAAAAGGAACGGCATCACATCCGCAACCGCAAATAAATCGTTCATTTTCTCTCTGTACTGGCACTTTCTGGATATCGTGTGGATCTTTATCTTTAGCTTCATCTACTTGAAAGGAATGATGTAA